Proteins encoded within one genomic window of Panicum virgatum strain AP13 chromosome 1N, P.virgatum_v5, whole genome shotgun sequence:
- the LOC120654232 gene encoding protein NOI4-like, giving the protein MSDDTGRTLPKFGEWDVNNPASADGFTVIFSKARDEKKAPPAKGQGHISNRSADMKDSSRADKVTSYNSRNNASKKWFCCVSPSPTQS; this is encoded by the exons GACGACACCGGCCGCACTCTACCCAAGTTCGGCGAATGGGACGTCAACAACCCGGCCTCCGCCGACGGGTTCACGGTTATCTTCAGCAAAGCCAGGGATGAGAAGAAAGCCCCCCCGGCCAAAGGCCAAGGCCACATCAGCAACAGGTCGGCGGACATGAAGGACTCCTCCAGGGCCGACAAGGTGACCTCGTACAACTCCAGGAACAACGCATCG AAGAAATGGTTCTGCTGCGTCTCGCCCAGTCCCACACAATCCTGA